CGTGCAATATAAGTTCATTTCTGCTGAACATACAATAGAATATTGCTTTAGGCTCACGCTTACATTTTCCTTGTTTTTATAAAATCTGGTTACATTTGTAGCACAGTATTGAAATTCCAAAGAATGAAAAAAGTTACACTGTTAATCTGTCTGTTTTTCTACATTTTCCGGGGATTAGGACAATCGCTCAGTTCTGTGAATGTTCTAGGAAATCGCTTTGTAGCAGACAATAGCACTCATTTATACAAGACACAAGACTCCAAATTCCTTGTCTTTGGTGCTTCTGCAAATTTGGGTGTAATTTATGCAGACTTTGTACAAGGTGCTACCAAGCAACTCTTCTTCCATTCTAATAATCCGGACTTGCCAATCAGTGAATTGCAAGGAGCAGGAGGTGTTGCAGAAGATGATACGACTTTTGTTGTGATAGGGCAATTTGAATATCCTGATGAAAATGCACAATTAGTGGTAGTAAAGGCTACCGAAAGCGGAACGGTGTTGTGGGCAAACAAACTGGCTTCTGCTACAAATGATTTTGCAGACAAGATAATCAAATGCCAAAATGGTGATTATTTAATTTCTCTGTTTGTGGACAGAAGAGCAGACAATTTTGGAAATCAAATTGCAGGCAGTGCTGTTTTAAGAATAGATAAAGATGGAAATCTGTTATGGTATGCGAATGTTGACCAAAGGGCAGAAGCGAACTCACAAGTATTGTCTTTACATGAATTAACAAGTGGCAATATTGTGGTTGTACAAAATTTCTCAGAGCAACTTGCACTTATCAAGTTCAACGCTGATGGAGATAGTCTAAACAGTGTGCTTTCTTCGGATTCACTTTTCCCAACAGCCGCTGCATTGATGCCTGATGGACAAGGTTTATTTGTTACCACTGCTACAACTGCTTTACTTTCTATTGATACATCCTTTAGTGTCAATGCTTTTGTTAAATACAATCATACCAATATCAACGAGTTCTCTTCTGTGCTGAGCGTCAACGACAGTACTTTAGCAATTGGAGGAAAATACCTCAATGAAGTCTGTATTTTGAATGTTAACAATACTTCTTTGTCAGTCAGGAATTTGTATCACCATAGTTTTTTCCCTTATGCAGGTGCAGACCTTCAGGGTATGTTTGTGCTTGAAGACACTTTTTACAGCTTGTTATCCAATGGTTTTGCACTGAGTCGTCATGATGCAGACTTGGGACATGATTGTTTTGATAAGGTTACAGGCAACTTGGTGAGTACTGTTCCTCAATCTCACCCCTCTTTTGGTTTGGGAACCCAATATGAAAGCTCTCATCCTACCTTTGGTCAGCTTTTGGGTATTTATACCAATATGAAACAAGATATACAACCCAGCGCAAACTGTTTGAACTATGATTTGAGCATTCGTACAGAGTATTTGCGATATGAAAATAGTTGTAGAAATATTTTACTCAAATACTATGTGTTCAATCACGGAATTGCACCTATTACAAGTTTTGATATCACTACTTATTTTTCTGATACGACAATCACTAAAAGCTATACACTTTCAAATCCAATTACAGGGAAAACCGGTGTGTATATTGATTATGGAGAATATTATATCGACCCCGGAGATTATAGGTTGAGCTATATAGTGTCTAAACCTAATGGGATGACCGATGAATATTCTTACAATGACTCTTTTTATACTGACTATAAAACCATCCCCAATGTAACCATTGGTATAAATGCTTATGACAGTATTTGTACTAATGCCCTCAATGTGTTTACAACCACTGGTCCCGAGGGTACTTTCTCTTTGCTTCGCAATAACAATATTATTTTGCAAGGTGTAACACATACTTATAGTACAACTGCGGGTGGAGGTTTGTATCAATTTATGTATGTAAATGCCAAAGGATGTCAATTCTATTCCGACAGTTTTTTTGTAAAAGAACTTGCATTGCCTCCTACACCTTCGTTGACAACGAGTCATGACACATTGTTCACAGATGGTGTTCCCTCGCTCTATTGGTATTTTAATAATAATCTGCTGGATTCATTCTCGGCATTTTTCCTTTATCGAGGCACAGGCAATTACAAAGTTGTATCAATCAATCAGTCGGGATGTGCAGCACAAAATGAGTTATTAGATTTAGTGTTGAACACTCAGTTTAACACAGTTCCTGCACCTTTTTATTTTGCAAATAACACATTGTTTTGGCAAAGCAAATCGGATGCAACCGTTGCCCTTTATAGCTTGGATGGCAGAAAATTAGAAGAGTTTAATATTTATGCACAAACACCGAGAGTTACCATACAAAAACCTGTTGGAGTATATTTTCTTGTAATACAATCGGAGAGAAGTTGGTTTACTACAAAGATTTTAGTACAAGAATAACATGAATTGGATACTTATCATCATAGCCGGTTTGTTTGAAGTCGGTTTTGCATCTTGCTTAGGAAAAGCAAAAGAAACTACCGGTATGGAGTCTTTTTGGTGGCACACCGGATTTGTTGTGTCACTTACTATCAGTATGGTGCTATTGGTCAAAGCTACTCAAACATTGCCTATCGGTACAGCGTATGCGGTATGGACAGGTATTGGTGCAGTAGGAACGGTATTGGTCGGGATTTTTGTATTTGATGAACCCACCGACTTTTGGCGATTGTTTTTCTTAGTAACCCTGATAGCTTCTTTAATTGGTTTGAAAATAGTCTCGCACTGAGTATCACAAAACCTCTACATTTGTTGCGCTGATGGCACATCAAAATAAAGACAACTTAGTAATTTATGGCATTCATCCTGTTGAGGAAGCATTAGAAAACCCGGACAATGTCGAGAAGGTTTTTGTGAAAGATGACATTTCCGGACAGGGAATCAAAGAGTTGATTAAAAAAAGTAGAGGATTAAAAATCCCGTGCTTTATTGTCCCTGCTCAAAAACTTGATAGAATAGCCGGAACTCGTAACCATCAAGGTGTGGTAGCCTATATTAGCCCTGTATCTTATGGAGATATAGAAAATTTAATTCCATCAATTATTGAGCAAGGTATTGCACCTAAGATTATGGTTTTGGATAGTGTAACAGATGTTAGAAATTTTGGCGCCATTGCCAGAACTGCCCTTTTCTTAGGGTTTCATGCTTTGGTTATTCCTGCAAGAGGTAATGCAAGATTCAATGACGAAGCGGTAAAAGCATCTGCCGGTGCGCTTTTAAAAATACCCGTTTGTAGAACTCATGTACTCAAACAAGCTGTGTTTTTTATGAAACATTCCGGTTTGAGAATAATTGGAGCCTCAGAAAAAGGAGATAAATTAGCATGGCAATCAGACTTGAGTGCTCCGGTCGCATTGGTAATGGGGGCAGAGGATGAGGGGATTTCTAGCTCCATTCTTAAACTTTGTGATGAACTTGTGCAAATACCAAGGTCGGGTGATTTGGACAGTTTAAATGTCTCTGTTGCTGCCGGAATTTTAGCATACGAAGTATTCAAACAATCTCAATAAATGCAGCAGTCTCCTTTAGTATCGGTGCTCATGCCTGTTTACAATGGGGAAAGGTTTGTTGCTGAAGCCATACAATCTGTGCTCAATCAAACATATCAGAATTTTGAGTTGATGGTTTGTAATGATGGCTCAAATGACGATACTGATAGAGTGATTCAGTCTTTCGTTGACAAGCGTATCCAAACCTTGAATCATTCTCAAAGATTAGGTATTCCTGCTACTCGCAATGAATTACTGAACAAAGCCAAAGGCGAATTTGTGGCTTGGCTTGATGCGGATGATTTTTCTTTGCCTCAACGGTTGCAAAAACAAGTTGAGTTTCTTTCTCACAATGCTGAATTTAGTGCGTGTTTCACGGATGTTAAAATTGTAGATAAGAAAAGCAGTAAGTATATTCAACTGCCCAATCAACCACTTTTGTTTAAGAACTTGTTGTTCTATAAACAGCCATTCTTTTTTAGCTCTTGTATGGCAAGAAGATACGCAGATATCGGCTTTGCCCCCAATTTAAAAAGAACTCAGGATTTTGGTTATATATGGGAACTTGCGCATAAAGGAAGTTTGGGAATTGTGCAACAAACATTAACCGTTCATAAATTGATTGACTCGGATGCCAAGCCTGATTTTGCTAATGGAGAAATTGAGAGTATAGATACCCAAGTAAAAAAGTTGGAAGATATAGGGGTGCAATTTGATAAGGTTCAAGTTGTGGCTCTGAATAAATTTTTAAGAGATATAAGAGCCTGTAATAAGAATGAAGCCAATCTTGCACTTGCTTTAATGCAAAAAGTATATCTGTCCAATGAACTTTTAAAACAAGGATTGAATAAGCAATACCTCAAAGCAATTTATGTATATTATGTGTTGAAGTCGGTGTATTTCCATTCAATAGGGCATCTCTTTAAGCTCAGGTTCGCACCCCTCCAATTAATCATAACATTGATAAGAATGAGGATGTAACAGACTCTTAAAAGGTTTTTTACGTTCACAATTCATATTAGTAAAATGCAACAGTCTCAATATATTTGCCACACTTAAAGATGCATAATTTCTTAAAATCACTTTGTTTGTTATTGTTGTTTTCTTTTGGGGTTCATTCTCTAATATATTCTCAAACACCCGGAGGAAAATCACGCGCACAACAAAAACGATTTACGCAAGAACCGCATTTGCCGGTAGTACAATTAGAGTTCAACTATGCCTACTTTCAACCGTTTGGATTATTAAATCAACGATATGGGTATTTCAGCGGATTTGGTGCAGGAGTAAGTTATCGTTGGGAAAATAAATGGATGGTGGGCTATAATTTTAGTGCAATTTGGGGTGGTGGTGTAAAAGAGAATACAGCTCTGGACTCTATTATAGGTCCTTCGGGAAGTTTGATTGACAACAATGGAAATCTTGCGATTGTCAGACTCTTTTCAAGAGGGTATCATACTGATGCTTATGTGGGCTATTTACTTACCACCAAGAAGAAGAACCCAAACTCAGGTTTCGTTTTTAAAGCAGGTTTTGGATACTTGGAGCATAAAATCAAATACCATCATACCATCAATATAATGCCTCAGTTACAAGATGGAATGTACAAGGGTTATGATAGACTTACCAGTGGGGTTATGCTCACGCAGTTTATAGGATACCAATACAGCTCTTATCTTAAACGGGTTCATTTTTGGGGAGGTTTTGAGTTGACGGAAGGGTTTACCAAGAATCGCAGAAAATTCAATTATGACACCCGGCAATTTGACACCAAACTTCGAATTGATAATATGATTGCATTTAGAATTGGTTTTATGATTCCAATGTTTCAATACGGAAAAGGAGAAAAAGAGGGGTCAGAGATATATTTTGATTAACATGTTTGGGATATTTTATAGAATCGGGATTGAACTGTATTTTTTGCTGGTACGTATCGTTTCGTTTTCTAACAAAAAAGCATCCTTGTTTATCAAAGGCAGGCAATCTATATTCTCTACACTTGCAACCTTAGAACCAAAAACATATCGCAGGATATGGTTTCACTGTGCTTCCTTAGGTGAATTTGAGCAAGCTAAACCGATAATAGAGCAACTCAAAACACAACAGCCTCATATTTTTATTGCAGTTTCTTTTTTCTCTCCGTCCGGTTTTGAACCCTCCAAAAATTATCAGCATGCAGATTGGGTTGGATACATCCCTAAGGATACATCCCGCAATGCCAATAGGATTATTAGCTTGCTGCAACCGGATTGTGTTGTTTTTGTGAAGTATGAAATCTGGTATTTTCTACTCAGAGAACTCCACAAACAAAAGATAGCAACCTATTTAGTTTCTGCAAAATTTAGAAAAGGAGGCTTGCTTAACCCATACATAAAATCCTTTTTCTTGCCTTTGCTCAAGGGTATTAAAAAAATCTATTTACAGGATGTCGGTTCGTACCAAATATTGAAAGATGAAGGATTGAAACAAATTGAAATTTCGGGAGATACCAGAGTGGATAGGGTGATAGCGTTGGCAGCGCAAGAGTTTGATACAACGCAATTTGAAAAATTTGTACAACACTCAAAGGTTTTGATTGGAGGAAGCACCTGGCAACAAGAAGAGGATTTGTTGTTTGAAGCTATGCAAACATTACCGGAGTTCATAAAATTAATTATTGCTCCGCATGATATAAAACGAAGTAAAGATATTGCACACAAGTTTGAAAAATTTGGCGTGGCTTTATTATCACAATGGCAGCCGGATGGTCAAGTCAGAGTAGTCATTGTGGACAGTATTGGGCAGTTGTCAAAGCTGTATAGAATAGCCAATATTGCATTTATAGGCGGGGGATTTAATAATAGCTTGCATAATATTTATGAACCTGCTGTGTATGGTATTCCTGTTTTGTATGGAAATAATACACCCAAATTCCCGGAAGCGGATTTGTTTTATAAGAATGGAATGGGGTTTCCTATAAGAACAGCCGGAGAACTTTACAAGCTCACCTTGTCATTAGATGATTTTTACAAAACAGTAAAAAGCAAGTCCGCTCAATTCTTTGAGAACAATAGGGGAGTCTGCACCACAATCTCTACGGAGTTGTTACAATAAGTATCAGTATAGAAAATATCTAACTATGGTAAAATCATCACATTTGCCTACTTTTGCAAGACGTTATAAATAGCACAAAACAAGTATGGAATTAACAGGTAAAATCATCAAAATACTTCCTATGCAGACAGGTACAGGAAAAAATGGCGAATGGAGAAAACAAGAGTTTGTCATTGAAATACCGGGCACTTATCCTAAAAAAGTTGCATTGTCAGCATGGAACGAGAAAGCACAAGATGTTCAGTCAATTGGATTAGGTCAAGAAATTAAAGCTCAAATAGATATAGAATCAAGAGAGTATAATGAAAGATGGTACACCGATATCAGGGCATGGAAAATTGACAGAGCAAGTGGACAGAATGTAGCTCCTGCTGCAACAAACACCACAACCAATTCCACACCGGCAAATACAAACTCTCCTTTTGATGCAACACCAAGCCAAAATGCAAATCCATTTGGTGATAGTGAACAAAGTCAGGAAGATGACCTGCCTTTCTAAGACATTTATTTAATCTTATTTTCAATAATAGGGAGCATTAAAGCTCCCTTTTTTGTTGTATTGGGAAATATAAAGAAATAGTTCTGTTGACACTGAAAATAAATTAGTTGTCCATAAAGTACCTTATGCTACAATTGCATTATAAATTAAAAAAATACATACTATGAAAAAATTTTATTTTACACAACTGTTTGCAGCAACTTTAATGTTTGTTGCAGTTAACTTTACTTCATGTAAAAAATATGAAGAAGGTCCTTCAATGAGTTTGCGTTCCAAAAAAGCGCGCTTAGCCGGTGAATGGAAATTGGATAAAGTCATTTATAATGGGAAAGATATTACCAGTGAATTTCTGCAATTGATGGGTACGGTTGAACTTAATATTGAGAAAGATGGAACTGCTGAAATGTTTTATGGCACTCAAAGAGATGAAAGTACTTGGGAGTTTAATTCAGGAAAAGACAAAGTAATTTTCACTGATACAAGAGACAAGGAAACAACAACATTGACTATCCTACGCTTGACTAATAGTGAGTTCTTTGCAGAGGAAGTTGACGATAGCGATAAATATCGTTGGGAGTTTAAATCCAAGTAGTATTTCCTTCAGTTGAACAATTCAATGGCGATCTTTCAGGTCGCCATTTTTATTTTTGTACTATGCGAACTATCTATACAGTGGGTCATTCTACACATAGCATAGATGAGTTATTTATTATGTTACAATCTGTTGGTATTGAAACTTTAGTTGATATTAGAAGTCTTCCCGGCTCTAGGAAATTTCCATGGTTTGACAAGGAAAATTTGGAAGTTGTATTACCTCAACATGGTATTGCATATTTGCATTTGTCCGCATTAGGTGGACGAAGAAAAGTCAAAAAGGACTCGCATAATACCCGTTGGCATCATAAAGCTTTTAGAGGTTATGCTGACTATATGGAAACTCCGGAGTTTGTCAATGGAATTCAGGAACTAGAAGAGATTGCCTCTAAGTCAAAAGTGGCTATCATGTGTGCTGAGGCAGTTTGGTGGCGTTGCCACCGCTCAATGGTGTCTGATTATTTAAAAGCAAAAGGATGGGAAGTACTGCATATTATGAATAAAAACAAAGTGCAACAACATACTTTTACCCAACCTGCAAGAGTGGAGGGAAACTCCGTGTTCTATTGTGATTAAGTAGTATCTAAGCGCATCCTAATCTTTATTAATATTGCAATTCTAAATTTTCAATATGGCGAATGAGTTTGTTTTGGATGCAAGAGGCATTACGAAGAGATATGGTAATTTTACTGCACTCAACAAGGTTGACATTCAAGTTCCTGCGGGTACAATTTTTGGATTAATGGGTCCGAATGGAGCAGGCAAAAGCACTTTTATCAGAATTGTAAATAGAATTTTGATGCCGGATGAAGGGCAGATTTTTATTCATAATCAGCCTCTTGCAGAGAAGCATGTGCTCAACATAGGGTATTTGCCTGAAGAGCGTGGTTTATATAAAAAAATGAAAGTGGGGGAGCAGTTACTGTATTTTGCACAATTGCGAGGTTTGCGACCGGAAGAAGCCAAACGTAAGGCTAAAGAAAAACTCAAAGATTTTGAAGCAAAAGACTGGTGGGATAAAAAAGTGGAAGATCTTTCAAAGGGCATGCAACAAAAGGTGCAATTTGTGTCCACCATACTCCATGAGCCGGATTTAATTATTCTGGATGAACCTTTTTCAGGTTTTGACCCGCTTAATGCTGATTTAATTAAGAATGAAATAATAAAATTGAAAAACAAAGGAGCGTCTGTAATCCTTTCTACACACAGAATGGAGTCAGTCGAGGAACTCTGTGAACACATTGTACTCATCAATCAATCAAAAGTTGTTTTGCAGGGAAAAACTATCGAAATCAAACAGCAGTATAGAGAGCATGTATTTACGGTTAATTTTCGTGGAGAATTACAAGCAAACAACAGTTTTGAAATGCTGGATTTGCAACAGGATGAAAGTGTAAATATTGCTACAATCAAAGCCCAATCCGGTGTGAGTAACAAAGAGTTAATTCAACAATTGGTGGCACAAGTAGAGTTAATGGAGTTTAAAGAGCAAATTCCAAGTATGAATCAAATATTCATTCGTTCAGTAAAAGAAACAATATGAGACAAGTATTTATCATTTTAAAAAAAGAATTTATTAGCAGGGTAAAGAAGAAGTCTTTCATTGTTTCAACGTTGTTATTACCTTTTATCATGCCTGCATTTTTATTGCTAATTGGCTATTTAAATTCGAAAGAAAAGAAAGATTCGCAACCTAAGCAGGTATTGGTATTAGACAAAAGCGAACACTTTGTTTTTACTAATTCTGAGGGATATAATTTCGAAAAGACTTATGAAGAGTTTGGAGCAGCCAAAGCTCATTTTGCTGCTTCCGATTATTTTGCCTTTCTCTATATCCCTCAAGAGGGTGCAGAATCCAAAACAGGAGTTACGCTGTTTTCAAAAACAAATTTGAGCCTAGTTGAATCCTCTGCTATCAAGGCTATTATTGAAGGTCAAGTTCGGGAGGGAAAAATTAAACAGTATCAAATTGATAGTGCTGTTTTAGCATTGCTTCAACCAAATGTCAAACTCAATGAAATCAAACTGACAGAAAAGGGTGATGAAAAATTATCTAGTTCTACGCTCTCTTTTGGGATTGGATATGCGCTTAGCATGTTGATTTATATGTTTGTATTGATTTATGGCTCACAAGTGATGCAGTCTGTAATTGAAGAGAAGGCTAGTAAAGTGATCGAAATTATTGTGTCTATTGTCAAACCTATACAATTGATGATGGGGAAGGTTTTTGGCATTGCTTCGGTTGGTCTTTTTCAGTTTATTCTTTGGGTGTTGTTATTTGTGGTCTTTTCAATGGCATTTATGTCCTATTTACCCCAAATAATGGATGCGCAGAATTTGGGGCAAGAACAATCATTGCAACAAGTGGACGTGTCCGGAATGGCGAATTCAACAGATTGGATGCAAGTGTTGTTTGAAGTGCCGTACATGAAAATTATGCTTTTGTTTCTGTTTTATTTTCTTTTTGGTTTTTTGCTTTATGGGGCAATGTTTGCTACTGTAGGTTCGGCAGTGGATACACCGCAAGAAGCACAACAATTTGTTCTGCCAATTACCATTCCCATGCTGATTTCAATCATTGGTTCTATGGGATTCATTCTTCAGAACCCAACCGGAGCGGTGAGTTTTTGGCTGTCTATCATACCTTTTACATCACCTATTTCGATGATGACACGCATTGCATTTGATGTTTCTTGGTGGGAATTGCTGTTGTCTATGGTTTTATTGGTACTGACGACCTTTTTTATGCTTTGGGCTGCCGGTAGAGTATTTAAAGTAGGCATTCTTTCACAGGGGGCTAAGGTGGGATATAAAACCTTGCTAAAGTGGTTTTTAAAAGGTTAATTACAGATTGTTTGCAAAGCGGTTAATACTTCTTTAACAGTGCATACAGGTTAAAATCGCCTTTTTGTAGTTGCGAAGTAATTTCATTTTCTAATCCGGCTCTGGAAACATCTTTCATTCTTTTCTCCGCGATTAATTTCCAAGCCCTTTCGGCAAGCAAGGTTGCCTGTTTTTCTTTTGTTTTTTGTGAAACAATATGTTTGTCAATGGCTATGGATAGTTGTTCTATACCAATGTTTTGTGTAGAAATGGTTTCGATGATAGGAGGATTCCAATCTGATGTTTTTCTGTGATTAAGAGAATTTTGAAGGAACACATGAAACTTGGCAGCACCTTCTCTATCAGCTTTATTCACTACAAAAATATCTGCAATTTCCATGATACCGGATTTAATGGCTTGAATATCATCACCGGCTTCGGGAACTAAGACAAGAACAGTTGTATCGGCTAAGCCCGCAATTTCTATTTCACTTTGCCCGACTCCCACTGTTTCTATAATAATCCTGTCAATATTGGCATTGCGCATTAAATCTGTGGCTTCGACAATCCGACTTGCCAATCCTCCCAATGCACCCCGCGATGCAAAAGAGCGGATAAAGATATTTTTGTTAGTAAATAAACCACTCATGCGCAACCTGTCTCCCAACAATGCGCCTAAATTGAAGGGTGATGAGGGGTCTATTGCCAAGATAGCGACTTTTAAATTCAATGTTTTAGCCCAGTATTCTGCTAAGCAGTTGATTAAAGAGCTTTTTCCGGCACCGGGTGGACCTGTAATTCCAATGACAGGAATGTGAGCATTGGGTTTTAGTTTTTCCAAAACCGTCTCAATTCCCTGATGTTCGTTTTCAATCGCAGTAAGAAGTTTGGCAAGCGCACGAATATTGCCGTTCTGCATGGATTGAAACAGGTTGTCAAAGTCTTGATTGTCCTTGCTCATTGCGTGGCAAAAATAGTCATAAAAGGAGCGGTTTGAAAGATAATGTAGGTGGCAATCTGAAATAATCCTTTAACATTATAAAAAATCTTTATTTTCGCTGCCTTTACTGAGTGAAAATAGATTATGCGAGGCTACAAATTTTATAATAACTTGTTTGGCGCAATTGCCGGACTTATTGCACTGATTACTTATCAGCTTACTATTGAACAGTCAGTTAGTTTGTGGGATTGCGGAGAGTTTATTGCTGCTTCATACAAACTGATGGTAGTTCACCCACCCGGAGCTCCTTTCTTCTTAATGTTAGGAAGGATATTCTCCATGTTTGCACCAAGTCCTGCCGATGTTGGTTATTGGGTTAACACCATGAGCACTATTGCATCAGCCATTGCGGTTTTATTTACTTTTTGGATTGTTACCTATTATGCAAAGAAACTCCTAACCCAAGATGGCTCTGAGTTGACAACAGAGAAGTTAGTCTTGATTTTTGGTGCCGGATTTGTTGGTTCACTCGCCATGACTTTCATGGATTCTTTTTGGTTCTCTGCGGTTGAAGCCGAAGTGTACGCTTTGTCATCTTGCTTTACTATGG
The sequence above is drawn from the Bacteroidia bacterium genome and encodes:
- a CDS encoding DUF3127 domain-containing protein; the encoded protein is MELTGKIIKILPMQTGTGKNGEWRKQEFVIEIPGTYPKKVALSAWNEKAQDVQSIGLGQEIKAQIDIESREYNERWYTDIRAWKIDRASGQNVAPAATNTTTNSTPANTNSPFDATPSQNANPFGDSEQSQEDDLPF
- a CDS encoding ATP-binding cassette domain-containing protein, producing MANEFVLDARGITKRYGNFTALNKVDIQVPAGTIFGLMGPNGAGKSTFIRIVNRILMPDEGQIFIHNQPLAEKHVLNIGYLPEERGLYKKMKVGEQLLYFAQLRGLRPEEAKRKAKEKLKDFEAKDWWDKKVEDLSKGMQQKVQFVSTILHEPDLIILDEPFSGFDPLNADLIKNEIIKLKNKGASVILSTHRMESVEELCEHIVLINQSKVVLQGKTIEIKQQYREHVFTVNFRGELQANNSFEMLDLQQDESVNIATIKAQSGVSNKELIQQLVAQVELMEFKEQIPSMNQIFIRSVKETI
- a CDS encoding 3-deoxy-D-manno-octulosonic acid transferase; protein product: MFGIFYRIGIELYFLLVRIVSFSNKKASLFIKGRQSIFSTLATLEPKTYRRIWFHCASLGEFEQAKPIIEQLKTQQPHIFIAVSFFSPSGFEPSKNYQHADWVGYIPKDTSRNANRIISLLQPDCVVFVKYEIWYFLLRELHKQKIATYLVSAKFRKGGLLNPYIKSFFLPLLKGIKKIYLQDVGSYQILKDEGLKQIEISGDTRVDRVIALAAQEFDTTQFEKFVQHSKVLIGGSTWQQEEDLLFEAMQTLPEFIKLIIAPHDIKRSKDIAHKFEKFGVALLSQWQPDGQVRVVIVDSIGQLSKLYRIANIAFIGGGFNNSLHNIYEPAVYGIPVLYGNNTPKFPEADLFYKNGMGFPIRTAGELYKLTLSLDDFYKTVKSKSAQFFENNRGVCTTISTELLQ
- a CDS encoding lipocalin family protein; its protein translation is MKKFYFTQLFAATLMFVAVNFTSCKKYEEGPSMSLRSKKARLAGEWKLDKVIYNGKDITSEFLQLMGTVELNIEKDGTAEMFYGTQRDESTWEFNSGKDKVIFTDTRDKETTTLTILRLTNSEFFAEEVDDSDKYRWEFKSK
- a CDS encoding DUF488 domain-containing protein encodes the protein MRTIYTVGHSTHSIDELFIMLQSVGIETLVDIRSLPGSRKFPWFDKENLEVVLPQHGIAYLHLSALGGRRKVKKDSHNTRWHHKAFRGYADYMETPEFVNGIQELEEIASKSKVAIMCAEAVWWRCHRSMVSDYLKAKGWEVLHIMNKNKVQQHTFTQPARVEGNSVFYCD
- the rlmB gene encoding 23S rRNA (guanosine(2251)-2'-O)-methyltransferase RlmB, whose product is MAHQNKDNLVIYGIHPVEEALENPDNVEKVFVKDDISGQGIKELIKKSRGLKIPCFIVPAQKLDRIAGTRNHQGVVAYISPVSYGDIENLIPSIIEQGIAPKIMVLDSVTDVRNFGAIARTALFLGFHALVIPARGNARFNDEAVKASAGALLKIPVCRTHVLKQAVFFMKHSGLRIIGASEKGDKLAWQSDLSAPVALVMGAEDEGISSSILKLCDELVQIPRSGDLDSLNVSVAAGILAYEVFKQSQ
- a CDS encoding multidrug efflux SMR transporter, producing the protein MNWILIIIAGLFEVGFASCLGKAKETTGMESFWWHTGFVVSLTISMVLLVKATQTLPIGTAYAVWTGIGAVGTVLVGIFVFDEPTDFWRLFFLVTLIASLIGLKIVSH
- a CDS encoding T9SS type A sorting domain-containing protein, which translates into the protein MKKVTLLICLFFYIFRGLGQSLSSVNVLGNRFVADNSTHLYKTQDSKFLVFGASANLGVIYADFVQGATKQLFFHSNNPDLPISELQGAGGVAEDDTTFVVIGQFEYPDENAQLVVVKATESGTVLWANKLASATNDFADKIIKCQNGDYLISLFVDRRADNFGNQIAGSAVLRIDKDGNLLWYANVDQRAEANSQVLSLHELTSGNIVVVQNFSEQLALIKFNADGDSLNSVLSSDSLFPTAAALMPDGQGLFVTTATTALLSIDTSFSVNAFVKYNHTNINEFSSVLSVNDSTLAIGGKYLNEVCILNVNNTSLSVRNLYHHSFFPYAGADLQGMFVLEDTFYSLLSNGFALSRHDADLGHDCFDKVTGNLVSTVPQSHPSFGLGTQYESSHPTFGQLLGIYTNMKQDIQPSANCLNYDLSIRTEYLRYENSCRNILLKYYVFNHGIAPITSFDITTYFSDTTITKSYTLSNPITGKTGVYIDYGEYYIDPGDYRLSYIVSKPNGMTDEYSYNDSFYTDYKTIPNVTIGINAYDSICTNALNVFTTTGPEGTFSLLRNNNIILQGVTHTYSTTAGGGLYQFMYVNAKGCQFYSDSFFVKELALPPTPSLTTSHDTLFTDGVPSLYWYFNNNLLDSFSAFFLYRGTGNYKVVSINQSGCAAQNELLDLVLNTQFNTVPAPFYFANNTLFWQSKSDATVALYSLDGRKLEEFNIYAQTPRVTIQKPVGVYFLVIQSERSWFTTKILVQE
- a CDS encoding glycosyltransferase, with the protein product MQQSPLVSVLMPVYNGERFVAEAIQSVLNQTYQNFELMVCNDGSNDDTDRVIQSFVDKRIQTLNHSQRLGIPATRNELLNKAKGEFVAWLDADDFSLPQRLQKQVEFLSHNAEFSACFTDVKIVDKKSSKYIQLPNQPLLFKNLLFYKQPFFFSSCMARRYADIGFAPNLKRTQDFGYIWELAHKGSLGIVQQTLTVHKLIDSDAKPDFANGEIESIDTQVKKLEDIGVQFDKVQVVALNKFLRDIRACNKNEANLALALMQKVYLSNELLKQGLNKQYLKAIYVYYVLKSVYFHSIGHLFKLRFAPLQLIITLIRMRM
- a CDS encoding ABC transporter permease; translation: MRQVFIILKKEFISRVKKKSFIVSTLLLPFIMPAFLLLIGYLNSKEKKDSQPKQVLVLDKSEHFVFTNSEGYNFEKTYEEFGAAKAHFAASDYFAFLYIPQEGAESKTGVTLFSKTNLSLVESSAIKAIIEGQVREGKIKQYQIDSAVLALLQPNVKLNEIKLTEKGDEKLSSSTLSFGIGYALSMLIYMFVLIYGSQVMQSVIEEKASKVIEIIVSIVKPIQLMMGKVFGIASVGLFQFILWVLLFVVFSMAFMSYLPQIMDAQNLGQEQSLQQVDVSGMANSTDWMQVLFEVPYMKIMLLFLFYFLFGFLLYGAMFATVGSAVDTPQEAQQFVLPITIPMLISIIGSMGFILQNPTGAVSFWLSIIPFTSPISMMTRIAFDVSWWELLLSMVLLVLTTFFMLWAAGRVFKVGILSQGAKVGYKTLLKWFLKG